The region TTGTCATTCGTTACGTGTGGCACATAGGGTTTGCTGCTGCCAGGAAGGAAGGCAAGGTGTACAGTGTAGAATGGTAAAAAACTGAATCCAGAAATTCGAAATGCTGAGGGGTAATCGCCATGAGCGAGAAGCAACGGGTCATTCAAGAGTATGTACCCGGCAAACAGGTCACCCTCCTTCACCTGATAGCGCACCCTAACGCATCCCTTTCCTCGAAAATCGGCTTGAACGACCATGAAGCGATAGGAATCGTAACCATAACTCCCGGGGAGGGGGCGATCATTGCCGCGGATGTAGCGACCAAGGCGGCGGTGGTCCGTATAGGCTTCGTCGACAGGTTCACGGGTTCTCTCGTGATAAGCGGGGATGTATCCGCGGTCGAGGCCGCCCTAAACCAGGTTGGCAGCGTACTGTCCAGGGTCCTCGGCTTTACGTCTGCGATGGTGACCAGGTCGTGAAGGGGGGATGAGCGCGTGGGAATAATCCGCGAACTGTGCGTGGAGCACACGAACCTTAACGATGAGGACATAGCCATCATTGAGCAGATGGCCGCGAACCTCCAGAGCATGGCGGACATCACCCAGGCCGACTTCTTTATTGACTGCGCTACCAGAGATCCGGATGTCGCGGTGGTAATCGCCGAGGCTAAGCCTCATACAGCGCCTTCTCTATACAGGACCTCTGTTGTGGGCCAGCTTGCGTTGAAGCAGAATGAACCGGCGGTGATCAGGACCCAGCAAACAGGCCAGCTTACGCTGGGCATGAGGGGCACCTCACAGGAAGGTATCCCGATTAAGCAGAGCGTTGTTCCTATCCTGAATCCGCCGGGCCAGACAATAGGGACCCTCATAATGGAGCAAGACATCACCGAGCAGGTGAGGACTGAGGCGCAGGTCGAACTGCTCGTGGAAACTGCGGAGCAACTGACGGAAACACTTCTTCAGGTGGCGATGCAGGACAGGGCCCTCCCCGACATCCTCATGGACGCTCTGGTAGTCGCAAACCACGAAGGTGTCGTGACATATGCAAACCCGATTGCTGTCAGTATCTACAAGAAATTGGGTATTCACAATGACGTGATCGGCCGCAAGCTCACTGACCTGAGCCTGGATTCGTCCATTGCGAAGGCGTTGCTCGAGGACGGCACCTTTGTGACACGGGAAATCAACGTTGGTAACCTCGTCCTGTTGATCAAGGCCCTGCCGTTGCTCAGGGCCGCGAAAGTCGTGGGCTACATCATGCTGATCCGGGACATCTCCGAAATCAGGAGCAAAGAAAAGGAACTCATGGTCAAGTCCGCGGTCATACAAGAGATTCACCACAGGGTCAAGAACAATCTTCAGACGATAGCCAGCCTCCTCAGGCTTCAGCAGAGGCGAGTCGATTCACCTTCGGTAAAGAAAGCCTTTGCAGACTCGATCAACCGCATCATGAGCACCGCTATAGTGCACGAAGTGCTTTCCAGGGAAGGCCTCGAGATGATAAACGTCAAGGAAGTCGCCCAGGAAATCGCCCAGATGCTCAAGAGCACCATGATAGAGCCGGACAGGAACATCGTCACGAACATATCGGGCGACGAGATCGTGTTGACCAGCAAGCAGGCAACCTCCGTCGGGCTAATCATCAACGAGCTCGTGCACAACGCGATAGACCATGCATTTGGGGAGCGCAAAGAGGGCTCGATAAACATTGTCTTCAGGGATAGCGCTTCGATAGTGTCCATCGAAGTTCATGACGATGGTTGGGGCTTCCCCGAACACTTCTCGATAAGGAAGTCGCGTGGCCTCGGGCTGAGTATCGTGCATGCGCTGGTCGAAGAAGACCTCAAGGGCATGATCAGGTTCTCCAATGTAAGCGGCGCTCACATACACATTACCTTTCCGAAAACGGTGGAGTCTCAGGAGGTGTTTGGCGATGGCGCAAATCAGGGTGGTCGTCGCTGATGACGAACCCATCATCCGCATGGACCTGCGGGAGCTCCTCGAGGAAGAGGGGTGCCTGGTGGTCGGCGAGGCAGGGGATGGCGTAACCCTCGTCAACCTGGTCAGGTGTCTGAAGCCCGACCTCGCTCTCGTTGACGTCAAGATGCCCGAGATGGATGGGCTTGAGGCATCCAGAGTCCTGGCCCAGGAGACACAGTGCGCGGTGCTACTACTGACTGCTTACAGCCAGAAGGATGTGGTGGAGAAGGCTGCGGATATTGGCGTGCACGGTTATCTGGTCAAGCCCATCAAGGACAGCGATGTGATGCCGGCTATCCGCGTTGCGCTGGCACGATTCAGCGAGCTCTGCGGGCTGAGGGAAAGGACCCAGGAGCTTTCCCTCAGGTTGGAGGCACGAAAGAGCCTTGACAGGGCAAAGGGCATCATCATGGAAAAATACGGGATATCAGAGGACGAAGCCCACCGGAGGATGCTGCGGGCCAGCATGGATTCCAGGAAGCCGGTCAGGGATATCGCGGAAGCCGTAATCCTCAGTAAACTCATTGACCAGTGAGATCCCCCACAAGCAGGTTTTCCCCTCGCCCCGACGATCTGGCGGGACCCAGAAGGGATTTCGAAGTATCGCGTAGAATAGGCGAATCGGACAATTGAGGCAACGGGACCGTCGGCGATGACGGTTCGACTGGGGCAACGGAAGCCCCGGGTCGTGCAGCGATGATGCTGCATGGCTCGGGTTTTGTTTTTCTTTCAGAAGATCGCTGGAGGTGGTGTTGGGTGGAGGCGCTGGGTATGGTGGAAACGCGGGGGCTCGTGGGCGCCATTGAAGCGGCTGATGCCATGGTCAAGGCCGCCAACGTCAGCCTGCTCGGCAAGGTCCGCGTTGGTGGCGGGCTGGTCACCGTTATGGTCAGGGGCGACGTCGGCGCGGTGAAGGCAGCGACAGACGCCGGAGCGGCGGCCGCGCAGAGGATCGGTGAGATCGTATCCGTACACGTGATTCCGCGACCGCACGAAGAAGTGGAGAATGTCTTGCCCAGGACTCACGCCAGGTAATCCGGGAGAGGATCCGATTTGTCACAGCACGTCACCGAAACAGTACTGAGCATGGGGCTTGACGTGGGAACCACCACGACGATACTCGTTCTGACCAGGCTGGGGCTGAAAGACCTTGGCTCGATCACATCGACGCCGCGCGTGGAGATCGTCTCCAAGGAAGTCATCTACGTTGGCGACGTACACCCAACCCCGTTCTGCGGAGAAGAGGCCATCGATGAGGAAGCGCTTACCAGGCTGATACTCCGCGAGTACGAGAAGGCGGGGGTCTTACCGGGTGACGTGCAGAGCGGGGCTATCATTATCACCGGCCAGGCGGCTCTGAAGTCCAACGCTCAGGTTCTTCTTCACAGGCTGGCTGCCAATGCCGGCAGGTTCGTGGTGGCGACAGCGGGGCCGCAGCTGGAAGCGCTGATTGCCGGACGCGGTTCCGGGGCGGCGGCCAGGTCCCGCAAGTACGGGCACGCGGTGGCGAACCTGGACATCGGCGGAGGAACCACCAATATCGCGCTGTTCTCCGGGGGCGAGCCTGAGGACGCGATCGCTCTCAATGTGGGAGGTAGGCTGATACGCGTCGATCCCTCCACGAGGATGATCGAGCACATATCGGCTCCCGGCCTCGCCGTTCTCAATTCCACCGGATTGGACTTCCGGACCGGGCAGACAGTCCACATGGACCGGCTCCGGCGGCTTGCCGGTCGACTCGCGCAGGTGCTCGAAGAGGTAATGAGCGGTGTACTCTCGGGCCTTGCTTCCTCTCTGATGATCGGTGAGGCGAGAGGCCTCAGAGCGGCTCCCGATGAGATCTGCTTTTCGGGCGGCGTCGGCAATCTTCTGTATTCGGGTGGCCAGGTTTCCACGATCGACGAAGCCGTTAGGTTCGGCGATTTCGGCCCGCTCCTGGCCGAGGAGATCCGCAGGACGGGACTGTTTGGGAGTCCGCGGGTGTTCAGGCCCGACCAGACGATCTACGCCACTGTGATCGGCGCCGGGGCTCACATGACCGAGCTCAGCGGCAGCACCATTTTCCTGAGTGAGCCGGGCGTTCTTCCTCTCAGGAATGTTCCTGTCGCCAAACCTCTCGCGGGTAGCCTCCCCGCTGACGTCGAGGATACGAAGCGGGCCATCGAGCGGGCACTTTATGTAATCGGTAAGGCGGGCAACGCCGAGCCTGTCGCTGTGGCTCTCGATGTCGCGCGCCCGGGCTTCGAAGAGGTACAGCGGCTTGCGCGTGCCATAGCCGGCGTGTTCGCAGGCGCGAGAAACGCCCCCATAGTTGTGGTGAGCGGCGGCGATTACGGGAAAGTGCTCGGGCAATCGTTGCAGGCCATCCTGAATCATGACCGCGCAATCGTGTGTGTCGACCAGGTTCGAGTCGAAAGCGGAGACTACATCGATATTGGGGAGCCACTCTACGGTGGGACTGTTGTGCCGGTCGTGGTCAAGACCCTGGTTTTCTCGGATGAGTGAAATCGGCGAGGGGAGGACGTAATGCTGTGAACCTCAAGACTACGCTTCGCGGTGTGGTTTACAAGTTCAAGGACATAAAGGAAGTCCTTGCTAAGGCGAATGAGGAGAAGTCGGGCGACAGGCTGGCGGGCGTTGCGGCGCAGACCGACGCCGAACGCGTCGCCGCCAAACACGTGCTGGCCAACCTGACCCTGGAAGACCTCAGGAACAATCCTGTCGTTCCGTACGAAGAGGACGAGGTAACGAGGGTTATCC is a window of Bacillota bacterium DNA encoding:
- a CDS encoding BMC domain-containing protein is translated as MSEKQRVIQEYVPGKQVTLLHLIAHPNASLSSKIGLNDHEAIGIVTITPGEGAIIAADVATKAAVVRIGFVDRFTGSLVISGDVSAVEAALNQVGSVLSRVLGFTSAMVTRS
- a CDS encoding histidine kinase, encoding MGIIRELCVEHTNLNDEDIAIIEQMAANLQSMADITQADFFIDCATRDPDVAVVIAEAKPHTAPSLYRTSVVGQLALKQNEPAVIRTQQTGQLTLGMRGTSQEGIPIKQSVVPILNPPGQTIGTLIMEQDITEQVRTEAQVELLVETAEQLTETLLQVAMQDRALPDILMDALVVANHEGVVTYANPIAVSIYKKLGIHNDVIGRKLTDLSLDSSIAKALLEDGTFVTREINVGNLVLLIKALPLLRAAKVVGYIMLIRDISEIRSKEKELMVKSAVIQEIHHRVKNNLQTIASLLRLQQRRVDSPSVKKAFADSINRIMSTAIVHEVLSREGLEMINVKEVAQEIAQMLKSTMIEPDRNIVTNISGDEIVLTSKQATSVGLIINELVHNAIDHAFGERKEGSINIVFRDSASIVSIEVHDDGWGFPEHFSIRKSRGLGLSIVHALVEEDLKGMIRFSNVSGAHIHITFPKTVESQEVFGDGANQGGRR
- a CDS encoding response regulator → MAQIRVVVADDEPIIRMDLRELLEEEGCLVVGEAGDGVTLVNLVRCLKPDLALVDVKMPEMDGLEASRVLAQETQCAVLLLTAYSQKDVVEKAADIGVHGYLVKPIKDSDVMPAIRVALARFSELCGLRERTQELSLRLEARKSLDRAKGIIMEKYGISEDEAHRRMLRASMDSRKPVRDIAEAVILSKLIDQ
- the eutM gene encoding ethanolamine utilization microcompartment protein EutM, translating into MLHGSGFVFLSEDRWRWCWVEALGMVETRGLVGAIEAADAMVKAANVSLLGKVRVGGGLVTVMVRGDVGAVKAATDAGAAAAQRIGEIVSVHVIPRPHEEVENVLPRTHAR
- a CDS encoding ethanolamine ammonia-lyase reactivating factor EutA is translated as MSQHVTETVLSMGLDVGTTTTILVLTRLGLKDLGSITSTPRVEIVSKEVIYVGDVHPTPFCGEEAIDEEALTRLILREYEKAGVLPGDVQSGAIIITGQAALKSNAQVLLHRLAANAGRFVVATAGPQLEALIAGRGSGAAARSRKYGHAVANLDIGGGTTNIALFSGGEPEDAIALNVGGRLIRVDPSTRMIEHISAPGLAVLNSTGLDFRTGQTVHMDRLRRLAGRLAQVLEEVMSGVLSGLASSLMIGEARGLRAAPDEICFSGGVGNLLYSGGQVSTIDEAVRFGDFGPLLAEEIRRTGLFGSPRVFRPDQTIYATVIGAGAHMTELSGSTIFLSEPGVLPLRNVPVAKPLAGSLPADVEDTKRAIERALYVIGKAGNAEPVAVALDVARPGFEEVQRLARAIAGVFAGARNAPIVVVSGGDYGKVLGQSLQAILNHDRAIVCVDQVRVESGDYIDIGEPLYGGTVVPVVVKTLVFSDE